From the genome of Tachysurus vachellii isolate PV-2020 chromosome 2, HZAU_Pvac_v1, whole genome shotgun sequence, one region includes:
- the znf438 gene encoding zinc finger protein 438: MAAMKTQEQRISPLKSPIQYDGRPIAQAKAIQFRTIAPKAPTLGSSSAVISSQPPSNLPEASTAVCPKSILVPAQNYALMQVAGQEGTFSLVALPQTSPQNPIQKNLKLPIPRYQTVRSHRASEKTSIKMQNSSKVAKLPQAKSAVKTNLGVSSSPETPELPSEQIVGMCSAASSEILLPDNTVLGRGSQTEHVLKRSVDSLSNFSYSRTASASTLVAPISNSKTTNTQTEGASTGSTITVLSPTIFSKAVQIIPSPPKGKIPILPYAKVKNSLLPSTGLANTQSPVKVSSVQAKNKPKRSLDIKVMNADSRTRSVNTTRGKKPTSKKRGRKRKTMEDILYFEAKKKRSLSFFSRRVPEKPPLGTQSSSSPDKVVDISKKYRSIRPKPILVMETVPQLVPLASLSSSKNQKLVMGQEISGKPLSTVQPGLVSISPPGQQSVAEAGTSGRFAYVGSRALHRCTTCSRCFQFKHHLQSHMNSHNNLRPYGCPVCRKAYAHSGSLSTHMKLHHSEGKPRKSLRCEFCEKVFGYVGVYFSHLREVHRVILTVEPSIRQHEENTHIDGCLDSDDQTSEQHVDPVELQIKCGRCQAVTPTFADMKLHLLYVHGEEVQVRLKEGAMHEGREAENELVKHAAHYWRQLNERRNLVRCGSCDEEFFSFSKLECHLHAHHQGVMLSQEEELELKKEDEEDYISEGSIKQVTFRAGSRFNCILCSEVLNSKHEVLEHWREFHKCENPVMLWEVLDSK; the protein is encoded by the exons ATGGCAGCCATGAAAACCCAGGAGCAGCGAATCAGCCCTCTAAAATCACCCATTCAAT ATGATGGCCGTCCTATTGCACAGGCGAAGGCTATTCAGTTTCGTACCATTGCACCTAAAGCTCCAACATTGGGTTCATCCTCTGCAGTGATCTCTAGCCAGCCACCTTCTAACCTTCCAGAGGCTTCTACAGCCGTCTGTCCCAAATCCATCTTAGTTCCTGCCCAAAACTATGCACTTATGCAGGTTGCTGGACAGGAGGGTACTTTCTCATTGGTGGCTTTGCCTCAAACATCACCACAAAATCCAATCCAAAAGAACCTGAAATTGCCTATTCCGAGGTATCAGACAGTGAGAAGTCACAGAGCTTCAGAGAAAACTAGTATTAAGATGCAGAACTCATCCAAGGTGGCCAAGCTTCCACAGGCAAAGTCTGCAGTAAAAACAAACTTGGGTGTTTCCAGTTCACCTGAGACACCGGAATTGCCATCTGAACAGATTGTTGGGATGTGCTCTGCTGCTTCATCGGAAATATTGCTGCCAGACAATACTGTCCTTGGCAGAGGGTCACAGACAGAGCACGTTTTGAAGAGAAGTGTTGATTCTCTCAGCAACTTCAGCTACTCCAGAACAGCCTCTGCATCCACACTTGTTGCTCCTATCAGTAACAGCAAAACCACAAATACCCAGACAGAAGGTGCCTCTACAGGAAGTACTATTACTGTTCTCTCCCCCACCATCTTCAGTAAAGCTGTCCAGATCATCCCCTCTCCCCCGAAGGGCAAAATCCCTATTCTGCCTTATGCCAAGGTGAAGAATTCCCTCTTGCCTTCTACGGGTCTTGCCAACACCCAGTCCCCAGTGAAAGTCTCATCAGTTCAGGCTAAAAATAAGCCAAAAAGATCTCTGGACATCAAAGTTATGAACGCAGACAGCAGGACCAGGAGTGTAAATACCACCCGTGGCAAGAAACCCACAAGCaagaagagagggaggaaaagaaaaactatGGAAGACATTCTGTACTTTGAGGCAAAGAAGAAGAGATCTTTATCATTTTTCTCAAGGAGAGTACCAGAGAAACCACCACTTGGCACGCAGTCTTCATCCTCACCAGATAAAGTTGTGGACATTTCAAAAAAGTATCGCAGTATTCGCCCAAAACCTATTCTAGTAATGGAAACTGTTCCTCAACTTGTACCACTAGCATCTCTCTCAAGTTCTAAGAACCAGAAACTTGTCATGGGGCAGGAGATATCAGGAAAACCACTTAGTACTGTCCAGCCAGGCTTAGTGTCCATATCACCCCCAGGGCAGCAATCTGTAGCTGAAGCTGGAACTTCTGGAAGGTTTGCATACGTGGGTAGCCGTGCACTCCACCGTTGTACAACCTGCAGTAGGTGCTTTCAGTTCAAGCATCACTTACAGAGTCACATGAACAGCCACAATAACCTGAGACCATACGGGTGTCCAGTGTGTAGGAAAGCTTATGCCCACTCAGGTAGCCTAAGCACACATATGAAGCTTCACCATTCAGAGGGGAAGCCAAGGAAAAGCCTCCGCTGCGAGTTTTGTGAAAAGGTGTTTGGGTATGTTGGTGTGTACTTCAGCCATCTCCGAGAAGTGCACAGGGTTATCCTTACTGTAGAGCCATCCATCCGTCAACATGAGGAGAATACACACATAGATGG GTGTCTAGACTCTGATGACCAGACTTCAGAGCAGCATGTTGATCCTGTGGAGTTGCAAATAAAATGTGGCCGATGCCAGGCGGTCACACCCACATTTGCTGACATGAAGCTACACTTGTTGTACGTGCATGGCGAGGAAGTCCAGGTCCGTCTAAAAGAGGGCGCCATGCATGAGGGACGAGAGGCTGAGAACGAGCTGGTAAAGCATGCAGCCCACTATTGGAGGCAACTCAACGAGAGGCGGAACTTGGTTCGCTGTGGAAGTTGTGATGAGGAGTTCTTCTCGTTCTCAAAGCTCGAGTGCCACCTACATGCCCACCACCAAGGGGTTATGCTGAGTCAAGAGGAAGAACTGGAATTAaagaaagaagatgaagaggatTACATCTCTGAGGGGTCTATCAAGCAAGTGACCTTTAGAGCAGGGTCACGCTTTAATTGTATTCTGTGCAGTGAGGTTTTGAACAGCAAGCATGAAGTTCTGGAGCACTGGAGGGAGTTTCACAAGTGTGAAAACCCAGTCATGCTGTGGGAGGTACTGGATTCAAAGTGA